Sequence from the Phycisphaeraceae bacterium genome:
CATCAAGCCGATTTTCGGATCAGAAGGTTTCGGTCTTACGCGAGTCAGCGATGCCGATACCGCCGATCGTATTTTTGCCGCCCTCGAACGAATCCAATCCGTCATCTACCTTCAGCGTTTCGTGCCGCATGGCGGAGAAGACCTGAGGCTTTTCGTATTAGGTAACCGGGTCATTGCTGCGATGCGACGTCGTGCTGCTGATTGGCGGACGAATGTCGCACGCGGCGCGTCGGGTGAGCCATTCGTCGCCGACTCGACGCTCAGTGAATTGGCGGTTCGGGCTGCCGGGAGTTGCGAGGCTCTTGTGGCGGGCGTGGATGTGGCGATTGATCCAAAGCGAGGCCCGCTGGTGCTTGAGGTCAACGCTGTGCCCGGATGGCGCGAGCTTTCGCGTGTGACTGGTCGAGATATCGCGGTTGAGGTTCTGCGTTTTGCGCTTGCCGGTGCGGTTAAAGTATCGTGATGAACCGCGATACCTCGAGTAATGATGAAATCCTCGGCTTTACCGTCGGCCAGCTCGCGCAACTGGCGTGTATTGCTGAGGTCAGTGCAGCCAAAGCCGGCAATGTGACCGTCAATCAATCATTCAGCGATACGAACTGGCTCGATTTTGTCGCCAGCGCATTGGCGATTGGTCCGGTACTCGACCGCTGCGCCGAGCAGGGTGTCGGAGCGACGGTTCTGCAATGTGTTCGCGCGACTCAGGCTGTGGCGCGGGGCAATACCAACCTGGGCATGATCCTGCTGCTGGCTCCGTTATGCGCTGTGCCTCTGGATAAACCGCTGGAGACCGAGGTTCCGCGTGTGCTGGCGGAATTGACGCAGGCCGACGCCGACGCGGTGTACGAAGCGATCGCCCTTGCGCGACCGGGCGGGCTTGGCCGTGTAGAACACGGCGACGTGCATGACCGGCCAAAGATGAGTCTGATCTCCGCGATGACCCTGGCAGCCGACCGCGATGCGATCGCCAGGCAATACGCCAGCGGATTCGATGACATTTTCAAACGCATCGTGCCCGATCTGATTGTGCTCGCGCAACGCTATCCTCTCGATGCAGCGATTACATGGGTGCATGTGGCGCAGATGGGAGCTGAAGCAGATACGTTGATCCGTCGGAAATGCGGCGACGAGGCTGCCCATGAATGTCAGGATCGGGCAGCGGAAGTGTTCGAGGCTGCACTCAAGGGTGACCCACAGACACGCGCCAAGTTCGTCGAATTGGACAAATACCTGCGTGCGGAGGGTAACCTGCGAAATCCGGGAACATCCGCGGATCTTATCGCAGCAGGCCTTTTCGTCGCACTGCGCAATGGTGCGATCAAGTTGCCGACCGCGTGGGCACAACCCATGCGGCCGTGAGATTTCATGCGGCCCGCTCCGCCTGCGGTAACTTGTTTTGAATCAGCATCATTCTTCACACGCGATGTCGTATCATTGATACAGGATGCGCATCCTTATTTTTGAGCATATCTGCGGGGGCGGGCTTTCGGGCGAGGAACTGACTTCAAAACTCGTTTGGGAAGGCGGGGCGATGCTCCGCGCGGTGGTCGAGGATTTTGTCGCTCTGGGGCATGAAGTCATTACCACGCTCGATGAACGAGTGCCGCTCGACCTGACTGGCGCCAAGGTGACGCGAGTGCCTGCGGGATCTGATTTCGATGCGGTGTTTGACCGGCTGGTGAAGTCGGCGGATGCAGCACTGGTCATCGCACCGGAGTTTGACGGATTGCTGCTGCGCTGGATCGAGCGGGTCGAGTCATCGGGTGTTCGCTCATTGGGATGCGAAGCCGACGCAGTCAGATTGGTATCCGACAAATACAAGCTCTGTGATGTGCTTAGTCGTTTGGGTATTCCCACGCCGGTGACGACACTGGGGCTGCCCGAAAAGTTGATGAATGGGCCGGTGGTCGTCAAACCACGCAGCGGTGCGGGATGCGAGCGGACATTCGTCTGTCACACAGTCGAAGACTTCAGCCGTCTGCCGCGAGCGGATGACTGGATCGTGCAGCCGTTGATTCCCGGTCTGGCGAGCAGTGCTGCGTTCATTGTTCATAACGGTAAACCGCGACCGCTCCGCGCTGGTGAACAGTTCGTGCGCGGCAGGCAGCAGTTTTACTACCACGGCGGACGGATGCCGCTGCCCATCCGTCTCGCCGAGCGGGCGTTTGCCCTGGCGGAACGAGCTGTACGCGCTGTTCCCGGACTGCG
This genomic interval carries:
- a CDS encoding ATP-grasp domain-containing protein gives rise to the protein MRILIFEHICGGGLSGEELTSKLVWEGGAMLRAVVEDFVALGHEVITTLDERVPLDLTGAKVTRVPAGSDFDAVFDRLVKSADAALVIAPEFDGLLLRWIERVESSGVRSLGCEADAVRLVSDKYKLCDVLSRLGIPTPVTTLGLPEKLMNGPVVVKPRSGAGCERTFVCHTVEDFSRLPRADDWIVQPLIPGLASSAAFIVHNGKPRPLRAGEQFVRGRQQFYYHGGRMPLPIRLAERAFALAERAVRAVPGLRGYVGVDLVLGDAPAGDHVIEVNARLSVAYVGLRQLCKTSVAAALLNPAAPLAWKDGVVSYDASGRIGWEST
- a CDS encoding RimK family alpha-L-glutamate ligase gives rise to the protein MRLVSLSSGTGWHVGDLARAAGLLGHKLFACSWRNLVGRVGLAPAISVDGCILDATQPTVVLLRTMPPGSLEQIVFRMDLMQRLESSGVHVVNPPRAIEVAVDKYLALARLEAAAVLVPETVVCQKLSDAREAFHQLGGDVVIKPIFGSEGFGLTRVSDADTADRIFAALERIQSVIYLQRFVPHGGEDLRLFVLGNRVIAAMRRRAADWRTNVARGASGEPFVADSTLSELAVRAAGSCEALVAGVDVAIDPKRGPLVLEVNAVPGWRELSRVTGRDIAVEVLRFALAGAVKVS
- a CDS encoding triphosphoribosyl-dephospho-CoA synthase, with amino-acid sequence MNRDTSSNDEILGFTVGQLAQLACIAEVSAAKAGNVTVNQSFSDTNWLDFVASALAIGPVLDRCAEQGVGATVLQCVRATQAVARGNTNLGMILLLAPLCAVPLDKPLETEVPRVLAELTQADADAVYEAIALARPGGLGRVEHGDVHDRPKMSLISAMTLAADRDAIARQYASGFDDIFKRIVPDLIVLAQRYPLDAAITWVHVAQMGAEADTLIRRKCGDEAAHECQDRAAEVFEAALKGDPQTRAKFVELDKYLRAEGNLRNPGTSADLIAAGLFVALRNGAIKLPTAWAQPMRP